In one Salipiger abyssi genomic region, the following are encoded:
- a CDS encoding TonB-dependent receptor plug domain-containing protein yields the protein MKKILGSVSALALGSLPLHAQDNAAYELPPITIYVGYEATTPLQTGVSVDVLTEEDLERDGDTRVIDILARQPGVSIRSNGPLGTNAGITIRGVSQQNIAVRIDGIDVSDPAATQVAYDFGGLTAGDISQIEILRGSQSALFGSEAIGGVVNITTKRASRDGLSADVFAEYGSHDTLRSAATLYNRGEGHETAVTLSYVSTDGFSAADEDGLNYGTANPNDKNDEEDGYEARRLSFSGHYDLGGGAAELSLSGFYEEAKYDYDENSSGRVFDGSPDDVVDSEKTGLRAALAFATGGVDHEISATWFRSDRALHGTSLDSSAPDTPPYTGTPYPFRFEYEGTRQTYRYQAGFDLGATTRAVVGAERSIETYEDKIAGASSFGPYGSSQDQETTVTSLFSEFTFTPSENIDLSFALRHDDHSEFGGHTTGRLSGVWRARPDLSLRANLATGYRAPSNYELYDAYSGNAGLDPETSVSFDLGVEKRFGDTAWLSATAFWIEAEDIIDYSYTSYAYVQADGTSTRRGIELAGAYELRPGLTLDGSYTWTDSFSSVSLDSSGWQASVPEHVFALGLSADITDRARISVNGLYEADREGLDDYGLVNSSFTYDVTDTAQAYLRVENLFDEDYQTAPGYGQSDRAWYFGVRASF from the coding sequence ATGAAGAAGATCCTCGGATCCGTCTCTGCGCTGGCGCTCGGCAGCCTCCCGCTGCACGCGCAGGACAATGCAGCCTATGAACTGCCGCCGATCACCATCTATGTGGGCTACGAGGCCACCACCCCGCTCCAGACCGGCGTCAGCGTGGATGTGCTGACCGAGGAAGATCTGGAGCGCGACGGCGACACCCGGGTCATCGACATCCTCGCCCGCCAGCCCGGCGTCTCGATCCGCTCGAACGGGCCGCTCGGCACCAATGCCGGGATCACCATCCGCGGCGTGTCGCAGCAGAACATCGCCGTGCGCATCGACGGCATCGACGTGTCGGATCCGGCGGCCACCCAGGTGGCCTATGATTTCGGCGGGCTCACCGCCGGCGATATCAGCCAGATCGAGATCCTGCGCGGCTCGCAATCGGCGCTGTTCGGTTCCGAGGCGATCGGCGGCGTGGTCAATATCACCACCAAACGCGCAAGCCGCGACGGGCTCAGCGCCGATGTCTTCGCCGAATACGGCAGCCACGACACGCTGCGCAGCGCCGCGACACTCTACAATCGCGGTGAGGGGCACGAGACCGCCGTGACGCTGTCCTATGTCTCGACCGACGGGTTTTCCGCGGCGGATGAGGACGGGCTGAATTACGGCACCGCCAACCCCAACGACAAGAACGACGAAGAGGACGGCTACGAGGCGCGGCGCCTGAGCTTTTCGGGCCATTACGATCTGGGCGGCGGTGCCGCCGAGCTGAGCCTTTCGGGCTTCTACGAAGAAGCGAAATACGATTACGACGAAAACAGCAGCGGCCGGGTCTTCGACGGCTCGCCCGACGATGTTGTCGACAGCGAAAAGACCGGCCTGCGCGCCGCCCTCGCCTTTGCCACCGGCGGCGTCGATCACGAGATCTCGGCCACCTGGTTCCGGAGCGACCGCGCCCTGCACGGCACCTCGCTCGACAGCTCTGCGCCCGACACGCCGCCCTATACGGGCACGCCCTACCCGTTCCGCTTCGAATACGAGGGCACGCGCCAGACCTACCGCTATCAGGCGGGCTTCGATCTTGGTGCCACCACCCGCGCGGTGGTCGGAGCCGAGCGCAGCATCGAGACCTATGAGGACAAGATCGCCGGCGCATCGAGTTTCGGCCCCTATGGCAGCTCGCAGGATCAGGAGACCACGGTGACCTCGCTGTTTTCCGAGTTCACCTTCACGCCGAGCGAGAATATCGACCTGAGCTTTGCGCTGCGCCACGACGATCACTCGGAATTCGGCGGCCACACCACCGGGCGGCTCTCCGGCGTCTGGCGCGCCCGGCCCGACCTGAGCCTGCGCGCCAACCTCGCGACCGGCTATCGCGCACCCTCCAACTACGAGCTCTACGATGCCTATTCCGGCAATGCCGGGCTCGACCCGGAGACCTCGGTCAGCTTCGACCTCGGCGTCGAGAAGCGCTTTGGCGATACCGCCTGGCTGAGCGCCACCGCGTTCTGGATCGAAGCCGAAGACATCATCGACTACTCCTATACGAGCTACGCCTATGTGCAGGCGGACGGAACCAGCACCCGCCGCGGCATCGAACTGGCCGGGGCCTATGAGCTGCGCCCGGGCCTGACGCTCGACGGCAGCTATACCTGGACCGACAGCTTTTCGTCGGTGTCGCTGGACAGCTCCGGCTGGCAGGCCTCGGTGCCCGAGCATGTCTTTGCGCTGGGGCTGAGCGCGGATATCACCGACCGCGCCCGCATCTCGGTAAACGGCCTTTACGAGGCCGACCGCGAAGGGCTCGACGATTACGGGCTGGTGAATTCCTCCTTCACCTATGACGTCACCGACACCGCCCAGGCCTATCTGCGGGTCGAGAACCTCTTCGACGAGGATTACCAGACCGCGCCGGGCTACGGACAGTCCGACCGTGCCTGGTATTTCGGGGTCCGTGCGAGCTTCTAG
- a CDS encoding ABC transporter substrate-binding protein: protein MRASRRIALAAALCLAAVAAGAAPGRVVSLNVCTDQLALLIGAPGQLVSVSRLAQDPRSSAMAEEAQALPANTASAEEVVLLHPDLVIAGSYTARAATQMLEKLGYRVERFSPARSLEDARQNILRMGALLGREARAAEVLAGFDARLAALRETPTRKPRVAYYMPFNETAGAQTLTGDILNAAGMANLADEKGMATRGRLPLEGLLLAEPDLILVSRPYDSPAQATSLLQHPALQATGALHQVVDSPNWICGTPALLDAVAAMRDLRHDWEAAQ from the coding sequence GTGCGAGCTTCTAGGCGCATAGCGCTGGCTGCCGCCCTGTGTCTGGCGGCGGTCGCTGCCGGCGCGGCTCCGGGCCGCGTCGTCTCGCTCAATGTCTGCACCGATCAGCTTGCGCTGCTGATCGGCGCGCCGGGGCAGCTCGTCTCGGTCTCGCGGCTTGCCCAGGATCCGCGCAGTTCGGCCATGGCCGAAGAGGCGCAGGCGCTGCCCGCCAATACCGCCAGCGCCGAAGAGGTGGTGCTGCTGCATCCCGATCTGGTGATCGCCGGCAGCTACACCGCCCGCGCCGCCACGCAGATGCTGGAAAAGCTGGGCTACAGGGTCGAACGCTTCTCCCCCGCCCGCTCGCTCGAGGACGCGCGGCAGAACATCCTGCGCATGGGCGCGCTGCTGGGCCGCGAGGCCCGCGCCGCCGAGGTTCTGGCCGGTTTCGACGCCCGGCTCGCGGCGCTGCGCGAAACGCCAACGCGCAAACCCCGCGTGGCCTATTACATGCCCTTCAACGAGACCGCCGGCGCCCAGACCCTGACCGGCGATATCCTCAACGCCGCCGGCATGGCCAATCTCGCCGATGAAAAAGGCATGGCGACACGCGGGCGTCTGCCGCTCGAAGGGCTGCTGCTGGCCGAGCCCGACCTGATCCTCGTCAGCCGCCCCTATGACAGCCCGGCGCAGGCGACCTCGCTGCTGCAACACCCCGCGCTTCAGGCTACCGGCGCGCTGCATCAGGTGGTGGACAGCCCGAACTGGATCTGCGGCACGCCGGCGCTGCTCGATGCGGTGGCGGCGATGCGCGATCTGCGCCACGACTGGGAGGCGGCGCAATGA
- a CDS encoding FecCD family ABC transporter permease yields MRLALPLAALVLALFFTSLGLGYAALPPRAVLGGLVGLGDPLHVMVMQEIRLPRSALAALVGAALGLSGAAMQGYLRNPLAEPGLIGVSGSAALGAVLALQTGLAAAFALALPLMALLFALAAVALILLLAGPRGGSLVLILAGIAVSALAGALTSLVLNLSSNPYATYEIVFWMMGSVADRSLTHLTLAAPLIALGGAALLTLGRGLDALTLGEDGAQALGISLTSLRLRLLFGTAAAVGAATAVAGAVGFVGLVVPHLLRPLCGARPSRLLWASALGGAAMLLAADIAVRLILPERDLKLGVVMALIGAPLFLHLIYKTRRGL; encoded by the coding sequence ATGAGGCTCGCCCTGCCGCTCGCCGCGCTGGTGCTGGCGCTGTTCTTCACCTCGCTGGGGCTGGGATATGCCGCGCTGCCGCCCCGCGCGGTGCTGGGCGGGCTCGTGGGCCTCGGCGATCCGCTGCATGTCATGGTGATGCAGGAAATCCGCCTGCCGCGCAGCGCCTTGGCGGCGCTGGTGGGCGCCGCGCTGGGGCTTTCGGGCGCCGCGATGCAGGGCTATCTGCGCAACCCGCTGGCCGAGCCGGGGCTGATCGGCGTCTCCGGCTCGGCGGCGCTCGGCGCGGTGCTGGCGCTGCAAACCGGGCTGGCGGCGGCGTTTGCGCTGGCGTTGCCGCTGATGGCGCTGCTCTTCGCGCTGGCGGCGGTGGCGCTGATCCTGCTGCTGGCGGGGCCGCGCGGCGGCTCGCTGGTGCTGATCCTCGCGGGCATCGCGGTCTCGGCGCTGGCCGGTGCACTGACCTCGCTGGTGCTGAACCTGTCGTCAAACCCCTATGCCACCTATGAAATCGTGTTCTGGATGATGGGCTCGGTCGCCGACCGCTCACTCACTCACCTGACACTGGCCGCGCCGCTGATCGCCCTCGGCGGTGCCGCGCTGCTGACGCTGGGGCGCGGGCTCGACGCGCTGACGCTGGGCGAGGACGGCGCACAGGCGCTCGGCATCTCGCTCACCTCGCTGCGGCTGCGGCTGCTCTTCGGCACCGCCGCCGCCGTCGGTGCCGCCACCGCCGTGGCCGGCGCCGTGGGCTTTGTCGGACTCGTGGTGCCGCATCTGCTGCGCCCGCTCTGCGGCGCCCGGCCCTCGCGGCTGCTCTGGGCCTCGGCGCTCGGCGGCGCGGCGATGCTGCTGGCCGCCGACATCGCCGTGCGGCTGATCCTGCCCGAGCGCGACCTCAAGCTCGGCGTTGTCATGGCGCTGATCGGCGCGCCGCTCTTCCTGCACCTGATCTACAAGACGCGGAGGGGGTTATGA